A region from the Fundidesulfovibrio magnetotacticus genome encodes:
- a CDS encoding right-handed parallel beta-helix repeat-containing protein: MSGSERPLPFGVENGRRVLYITYKGDCRRLPPELGGHFVETRTLQDALHCVYPGDILQLLPGKYWPPILFDEQTGNPPACKPVTLTDIAGRPRAPVTIRGLGARTLLDGGLGGVPRDSMLPDLRHFAFFKAVGCSWLEFENFHAASCWPCLLYIQDSSYITVRRVTCVDSRYMVYARGQDTHHILLEDNRWTQDPTGSIWRDLLWLDAKRKRYFYYNGGIFGSLGIPGSVVIRRNEIADAFNGMRMKADKKPAYAQNHNVEFTGNTLRRIRDNVVEPERQAHNWWVSHNRIRDAHAWFSLDEVEGGFWYFFANRGVAVDPPGTELDPNRGGKVYKYDKKGGMPRGPVFAFHNSWLLRASLIKSGNTTRLQHLSNAVLFTERSREDSLSDCGASPAPGPDDRFAGSDFLRKAWPKGVRLDGDLTNIPFPARFQALGQERLGREVPGAAYADPEAWDMRVDPPAPPGVPVVLRPRLDWPGRRAWRSPAGAPAGACDASGRLLDGPAFVFLKPEKAPEGYAERPRLVRLARQGARLDLYFSARLAGPGPVKLVAESSCGARAALEACVDGRVLRASLPEGFEGWELVSVLVPVGLKGADGEPVTTWATAFAGFGFHGEDEDDPGPARPVCFCDCGCEER; encoded by the coding sequence ATGTCCGGAAGCGAACGCCCGCTGCCCTTCGGGGTGGAGAACGGCCGCCGGGTGCTCTACATCACCTACAAGGGCGACTGCCGCAGGCTTCCGCCGGAACTGGGCGGCCATTTCGTGGAGACGCGCACCCTGCAGGACGCCCTCCATTGCGTCTACCCCGGCGACATCCTCCAGCTTCTGCCCGGCAAATACTGGCCGCCCATCCTTTTCGACGAGCAGACCGGCAACCCCCCGGCCTGCAAGCCCGTCACGCTCACGGACATCGCCGGACGCCCCCGCGCCCCCGTGACCATCCGGGGCCTGGGCGCGCGCACGCTCCTGGACGGCGGGCTTGGGGGCGTCCCGCGCGATTCCATGCTCCCGGACCTGCGCCATTTCGCCTTCTTCAAGGCCGTGGGCTGCTCCTGGCTGGAGTTCGAGAACTTCCACGCCGCCAGTTGCTGGCCCTGCCTGCTCTACATCCAGGACAGCTCCTACATCACCGTGCGCCGCGTCACCTGCGTGGACAGCCGCTACATGGTCTACGCGCGCGGCCAGGACACGCACCACATCCTCCTGGAGGACAACCGCTGGACCCAGGACCCCACCGGCTCCATCTGGCGCGACCTGCTCTGGCTCGACGCCAAACGAAAGCGCTACTTCTACTACAACGGCGGCATCTTCGGCAGCCTGGGCATCCCCGGCAGCGTGGTGATCCGGCGCAACGAGATCGCCGACGCCTTCAACGGCATGCGCATGAAGGCCGACAAGAAGCCCGCCTACGCCCAGAACCACAACGTGGAGTTCACCGGAAACACGCTCAGGCGCATCCGCGACAACGTGGTGGAGCCCGAGCGCCAGGCCCACAACTGGTGGGTGAGCCACAACCGCATCCGCGACGCCCACGCCTGGTTCTCCCTGGACGAGGTGGAAGGCGGCTTCTGGTATTTCTTCGCCAACCGGGGCGTAGCCGTGGACCCTCCCGGCACGGAGCTGGACCCCAACCGGGGCGGCAAGGTCTACAAGTACGACAAGAAGGGGGGAATGCCCCGGGGGCCGGTGTTCGCCTTCCACAACAGCTGGCTGCTGCGCGCCTCGCTCATCAAGAGCGGCAACACCACGCGCCTGCAGCATCTCTCCAACGCGGTGCTCTTCACGGAGCGCTCGCGGGAGGATTCCCTCTCGGACTGCGGCGCGTCCCCCGCGCCTGGCCCCGACGACCGCTTCGCGGGCAGCGACTTCCTGCGCAAGGCCTGGCCCAAGGGCGTGCGCCTGGACGGCGACCTGACCAACATCCCCTTCCCGGCGCGCTTCCAGGCCCTGGGTCAGGAGCGCCTCGGCCGCGAGGTCCCGGGCGCGGCCTACGCCGACCCCGAGGCCTGGGACATGCGCGTGGACCCGCCCGCGCCGCCGGGCGTGCCCGTGGTCCTGCGGCCCCGGTTGGACTGGCCGGGAAGGCGGGCCTGGCGCTCCCCGGCGGGCGCGCCGGCCGGGGCCTGCGACGCCTCGGGGAGGCTCCTCGACGGGCCGGCCTTCGTGTTCCTCAAGCCGGAGAAGGCCCCCGAGGGCTACGCGGAGCGGCCCCGTCTGGTGCGTCTGGCGCGCCAGGGGGCGAGGCTGGACCTGTACTTTTCGGCGCGTCTGGCCGGGCCGGGGCCGGTGAAGCTGGTGGCGGAGTCTTCATGCGGGGCGCGGGCCGCGCTGGAGGCCTGCGTTGACGGGCGGGTGCTGCGCGCGTCCCTGCCCGAGGGCTTCGAGGGGTGGGAGCTGGTCTCGGTGCTGGTTCCGGTGGGGCTCAAGGGCGCGGACGGCGAGCCGGTGACGACCTGGGCGACGGCGTTTGCTGGGTTCGGCTTCCACGGCGAGGACGAGGACGACCCGGGACCGGCCAGGCCGGTCTGTTTCTGCGATTGCGGGTGCGAGGAGCGCTGA
- a CDS encoding HyaD/HybD family hydrogenase maturation endopeptidase, translated as MDGQRRILVLGVGNILYTDEGVGVRCVERLERDYEFTPNVTLLDGGTLGMRLMDALLNADTAIVVDAVLGGQTPGSIYRCTGDDLRKSLAFKDSMHQTDLVDTLIYCDLLGNRPECVVLGIEPHDYQTMAVELSPLLSERLDDLAAFALKEIEAAGGGFKPRQRLHAEA; from the coding sequence ATGGACGGGCAACGCAGGATTCTGGTGCTGGGCGTGGGAAACATCCTCTACACCGACGAGGGCGTGGGCGTGCGCTGTGTGGAGCGCCTGGAGCGCGACTACGAGTTCACCCCCAACGTGACGCTCCTGGACGGCGGCACGCTGGGCATGCGCCTGATGGACGCCCTGCTCAACGCCGACACGGCCATCGTGGTCGATGCGGTGCTGGGCGGCCAGACCCCGGGCTCCATCTACCGCTGCACCGGCGACGACCTGCGCAAGTCCCTGGCCTTCAAGGACTCCATGCACCAGACCGATCTGGTGGACACCCTCATCTACTGCGACCTGCTGGGCAACCGGCCAGAGTGCGTGGTGCTGGGCATCGAACCCCACGACTACCAGACCATGGCCGTGGAGCTTTCCCCCCTGCTCTCCGAACGCCTGGACGATCTGGCGGCCTTCGCCCTCAAGGAGATCGAGGCGGCCGGCGGCGGCTTCAAGCCCCGCCAGCGCCTGCACGCCGAGGCCTGA
- a CDS encoding carboxylesterase/lipase family protein, which yields MSALALLLALLACATARAADASLQAPVVLDSGPVTGLALPGLHAYLGIPYAAPPVGALRWRPPQPPAAWSEPRPCTAFGPGCPQPAQKPEGRFSEDCLTLNVWTPAASPGGKLPVMVWVHGGGFNFGASSQPEYDGAELARRGVVTVTLNYRLGPLGFLVHPALDGESSHGVSGNYGLLDQMAGLAWVRRNIAVFGGDPDNVTLFGQSAGSRSVSLQLLSPLSEGLFRRAIAQSGGPVIGSEYLSPVFDGDRPRAARMGLELARRLGADGAPDPLAVLRAATADEVVRAAACDTGLFAEEIFFSPVFDGWALPADPGAAIASGRMHPVPVMTGSTANEGAAYLGREKNLDRARYETFLKSRFGARWREAAAAFPARADADVPGAIDRVVTVGANVEPARFMARSQASRGRKAWLFHFSRVPGTDLARRFGAHHGVDLAYVFGNLEPPQAYDATDRELSRQVMDYWTNFARTGNPNGPGLPPWPACRPGSEPVMDFGDAPRLRRELFPRQADFVAGVSRFPREARP from the coding sequence ATGTCGGCCCTGGCCCTGCTTTTGGCCCTCCTCGCATGCGCCACCGCGCGCGCCGCCGACGCGTCCCTCCAGGCGCCCGTTGTCCTGGATTCCGGCCCCGTGACCGGCCTCGCCCTGCCCGGCCTGCACGCCTACCTGGGCATCCCCTACGCCGCGCCCCCCGTGGGCGCCCTGCGCTGGCGGCCTCCCCAGCCCCCGGCCGCCTGGAGCGAACCCCGCCCCTGCACGGCCTTCGGCCCCGGCTGCCCCCAGCCCGCCCAGAAGCCGGAGGGCCGCTTCAGCGAGGACTGCCTCACCCTCAACGTCTGGACCCCGGCCGCGAGCCCGGGCGGGAAGCTCCCCGTGATGGTCTGGGTGCACGGCGGCGGCTTCAACTTCGGCGCTTCGTCCCAGCCCGAGTACGACGGGGCCGAACTGGCCCGCCGGGGCGTGGTGACGGTCACCCTCAACTACCGCCTGGGGCCGCTGGGCTTTCTGGTCCATCCGGCGCTGGACGGCGAATCTTCCCACGGCGTCTCGGGCAACTACGGCCTTCTGGACCAGATGGCGGGCCTCGCCTGGGTGCGCCGCAACATCGCGGTTTTCGGGGGCGACCCGGACAACGTGACGCTCTTCGGGCAGTCGGCCGGGTCGCGCTCGGTGTCGCTCCAGCTTTTGAGCCCGCTCTCGGAGGGACTCTTCCGGCGGGCCATCGCCCAGAGCGGCGGGCCGGTGATCGGCTCGGAATACCTGAGTCCCGTCTTCGACGGCGACCGCCCGCGCGCCGCGCGCATGGGCCTGGAACTGGCCCGCCGCCTGGGCGCGGACGGCGCCCCGGACCCGTTGGCCGTCCTGCGCGCGGCCACGGCGGACGAGGTGGTGCGTGCGGCGGCCTGCGACACCGGGCTCTTCGCGGAGGAGATCTTCTTCAGCCCGGTCTTCGACGGCTGGGCGCTGCCCGCCGACCCGGGAGCGGCCATCGCCTCGGGGCGCATGCACCCCGTGCCCGTCATGACCGGGAGCACGGCCAACGAGGGCGCGGCCTACCTGGGCCGCGAAAAGAATCTGGACCGCGCCCGCTACGAAACGTTCCTCAAATCTCGCTTCGGGGCGCGATGGCGCGAGGCCGCCGCCGCGTTCCCGGCCCGGGCCGACGCGGACGTGCCCGGAGCCATCGACCGCGTGGTCACCGTGGGGGCCAACGTCGAGCCCGCGCGGTTCATGGCCCGCTCCCAGGCGTCCCGCGGGCGCAAGGCCTGGCTTTTCCATTTCTCCCGCGTGCCCGGCACCGACCTGGCCCGCCGCTTCGGCGCGCACCACGGCGTGGACCTGGCCTACGTCTTCGGCAACCTGGAGCCGCCCCAGGCCTACGACGCCACGGACAGGGAGCTTTCGCGCCAGGTGATGGACTACTGGACCAACTTCGCTCGCACCGGGAACCCCAACGGCCCCGGCCTGCCCCCCTGGCCCGCCTGCCGCCCGGGAAGCGAGCCCGTGATGGATTTCGGCGACGCCCCGCGCCTGCGCCGGGAGCTTTTCCCCCGCCAGGCGGACTTCGTGGCGGGCGTCTCCCGCTTCCCGCGCGAGGCTCGCCCGTGA
- a CDS encoding bifunctional metallophosphatase/5'-nucleotidase, with protein MHSVFPSAPPRRRGRFTGPASLALLLAVLLAALCPLAGQAAEKARHGAQPAAQTAAKPSAQPLRLTILHTNDVHARIQEFNRFGQTCTPEESSKGECFGGFPRLAAAVAARRAKGGNVLLLDAGDQFQGTLFYTVLKGRPSRDAMNALRYNAMTLGNHEFDDGPEVLVETFLNGLSFPVLAANVDASGFEPLKERIAPWSVISVGGRKVGLVGLAYEDTASISAPGPDVAFGDARQALERGVKAVTAQGADIVVALTHVGYGRDKELAASVDGVDVIVGGHTHTLLSSTDPKAAGPYPTVVPSPSGRPVLVVQAEAWGKYLGELTVDFDASGVPSAWSGQPLLLDASMAQDPALLAKARGWQEELAPFLNQPVGKAAEALPFDCRFGECVLGSVLADAVRMAGKAQGAQAAFVNGGAIRTGLRAGDVSQGDLLAVYPFADTVATFQLSGKDLLAVLEHGVGAASDPSAKGTGRFLQVSGIHYSFDGRRPEGQRIVTASIQGADGGFTPVNPEALYTLATTSYLLKGGDGNAVLKDGARRVYAFGKSVSDALADYVASHSPLPARPEGRITRLGDALPQ; from the coding sequence ATGCACTCTGTTTTCCCGTCCGCCCCTCCCCGGCGGCGCGGCCGCTTCACCGGCCCGGCCTCCCTGGCCTTGCTGCTGGCCGTGCTGCTGGCGGCCTTGTGCCCCTTGGCCGGACAGGCCGCCGAAAAGGCGCGGCACGGGGCTCAACCGGCGGCCCAGACCGCCGCGAAGCCGTCCGCCCAGCCCCTGCGCCTGACCATCCTGCACACCAACGACGTGCACGCGCGCATTCAGGAGTTCAACCGCTTCGGCCAGACCTGCACGCCCGAAGAATCCTCCAAGGGAGAATGCTTCGGCGGCTTCCCCCGCCTGGCCGCCGCCGTGGCCGCCCGTCGCGCCAAGGGCGGCAACGTGCTGCTCCTGGACGCGGGGGACCAATTCCAGGGCACCCTCTTCTACACCGTGCTCAAGGGGCGGCCCTCCCGCGACGCCATGAACGCCCTGCGCTACAACGCCATGACCCTGGGCAACCACGAATTCGACGACGGCCCCGAGGTGCTGGTGGAAACCTTCCTGAACGGGCTCTCCTTCCCGGTGCTGGCGGCCAACGTGGACGCCTCGGGCTTCGAGCCGCTCAAGGAGCGCATCGCGCCGTGGTCCGTGATCTCTGTTGGCGGACGCAAGGTGGGGCTGGTGGGCCTGGCCTACGAGGACACGGCCTCCATCTCCGCCCCCGGCCCGGACGTGGCCTTCGGCGACGCCCGCCAGGCCCTGGAGCGCGGCGTGAAGGCCGTTACCGCCCAGGGCGCGGACATCGTGGTGGCCCTCACCCACGTGGGCTACGGCCGCGACAAGGAGCTGGCCGCCTCGGTGGACGGCGTGGACGTGATCGTGGGCGGCCACACCCACACCCTGCTCTCCTCCACCGATCCCAAGGCAGCCGGCCCCTACCCCACGGTGGTTCCCTCTCCTTCGGGCAGGCCGGTGCTCGTGGTGCAGGCCGAGGCCTGGGGCAAGTACCTTGGCGAACTCACTGTTGATTTCGACGCCTCGGGCGTACCTTCGGCCTGGAGCGGACAGCCCCTGCTCCTGGACGCCTCCATGGCCCAGGACCCGGCGCTTCTGGCCAAGGCCCGGGGCTGGCAGGAGGAGCTTGCCCCCTTCCTGAACCAGCCGGTGGGCAAGGCCGCAGAGGCCCTGCCCTTTGATTGCCGCTTCGGCGAGTGCGTTCTCGGCTCCGTGCTGGCCGACGCCGTACGCATGGCGGGCAAGGCCCAGGGGGCGCAGGCGGCCTTCGTCAACGGCGGGGCCATCCGCACGGGGCTGCGCGCCGGGGACGTGAGCCAGGGCGACCTGCTGGCGGTCTACCCCTTCGCGGACACCGTGGCCACGTTCCAGCTCTCGGGCAAGGACCTGCTGGCCGTGCTGGAACACGGCGTGGGGGCCGCTTCCGACCCCTCGGCCAAGGGCACGGGGCGCTTCCTCCAGGTGTCGGGCATTCATTATTCCTTCGACGGACGACGCCCGGAGGGCCAACGCATCGTCACGGCCTCCATCCAGGGGGCAGACGGCGGCTTCACCCCCGTGAACCCGGAGGCCCTCTACACCTTGGCCACCACCAGCTACCTCCTCAAGGGCGGCGACGGCAACGCCGTGCTCAAGGACGGCGCGCGCCGGGTATACGCCTTCGGCAAGTCCGTGTCCGACGCTCTGGCGGACTACGTGGCCAGCCACTCGCCCCTGCCCGCGCGTCCCGAGGGACGCATCACCCGCCTGGGCGACGCCCTGCCCCAGTAG
- the tpx gene encoding thiol peroxidase — protein MSERKGVVTIFGNPLTLLGPELTVGTKAPDFTVLDNDLNPKTLADYAGKVLVVAAVPSLDTPVCDMETRRFNTEASKLGADVRILTISMDLPFAQKRWCAAAGIDQVVTLSDHRDAAFGQAWGVLIKELRLLARAVFVLDGEGVVRHAQIVPEVTHEPDYDAALAVAKTLV, from the coding sequence ATGAGCGAACGCAAAGGCGTGGTGACCATCTTCGGCAACCCGTTGACCCTTCTGGGTCCCGAATTGACCGTTGGAACCAAGGCCCCGGACTTCACCGTCCTGGACAACGACCTCAACCCCAAGACCCTGGCCGACTACGCGGGCAAGGTGCTGGTGGTGGCCGCCGTGCCCTCCCTGGACACCCCCGTGTGCGACATGGAGACCCGGCGCTTCAACACCGAGGCCTCCAAGCTTGGGGCCGACGTGCGCATCCTGACCATCAGCATGGACCTGCCCTTCGCCCAGAAGCGCTGGTGCGCGGCGGCGGGGATCGACCAGGTGGTCACCCTTTCCGACCACCGCGACGCCGCCTTCGGCCAGGCCTGGGGCGTGCTCATCAAGGAGCTGCGCCTGCTGGCGCGCGCGGTGTTCGTGCTGGACGGTGAAGGCGTGGTGCGCCACGCCCAGATCGTCCCCGAAGTGACCCACGAACCCGACTACGACGCGGCCCTGGCCGTGGCGAAGACGCTGGTCTAG
- a CDS encoding cation diffusion facilitator family transporter codes for MHTHDHGPCGCTHATPHAPGHSHDHAGCGHDHSHHHGERGARLVFWLTVVTMAAEILAGWSFGSMALLADGWHMAGHAGAMAVAWFAYVFARRHADNPDFVFGSGKVNALAGFASSIGLGLAALFMGVESLVRLFSPVRIDFTEATVVAALGLAVNVASAWLLRDEDHSHAHDHNLKAAYFHVMADALTSVLAIAALLGGRYAGWVWLDPLMGVVGAVVVGRWAWGLLVQTSRTLLDHSAAPELVAELRRKVESCGANVRELSVWQVGPKRLAAQLTLEDAAPRPPEHYKALLDGVDGLASVLVEVHPCPCPMEQEG; via the coding sequence ATGCACACCCACGACCACGGCCCCTGCGGCTGCACCCACGCCACCCCCCATGCCCCCGGACACTCCCATGACCACGCCGGATGCGGCCACGACCACTCCCACCACCACGGCGAGCGCGGGGCGCGCCTGGTGTTCTGGCTCACGGTGGTCACCATGGCGGCGGAGATCCTGGCGGGCTGGTCCTTCGGGTCCATGGCGCTCCTGGCCGACGGCTGGCATATGGCGGGGCACGCGGGAGCCATGGCCGTGGCCTGGTTCGCCTACGTCTTCGCGCGCCGCCACGCCGACAACCCCGATTTCGTCTTCGGCTCGGGCAAGGTGAACGCCCTTGCGGGGTTCGCCTCGTCCATCGGGCTGGGCCTTGCGGCGCTCTTCATGGGCGTGGAATCACTGGTGCGTCTCTTCTCGCCGGTGCGCATCGACTTCACCGAGGCCACCGTGGTCGCCGCCCTGGGCCTGGCCGTCAACGTGGCCAGCGCCTGGCTCCTGCGCGACGAGGACCACTCCCACGCCCACGACCACAACCTCAAGGCCGCCTACTTCCACGTGATGGCCGACGCCCTCACCTCGGTGCTGGCCATCGCGGCGCTCCTGGGCGGACGCTACGCGGGGTGGGTCTGGCTGGACCCGCTCATGGGCGTGGTGGGCGCGGTGGTGGTGGGGCGCTGGGCCTGGGGCCTTCTGGTGCAGACCTCGCGCACGCTCCTGGACCATAGCGCCGCGCCGGAGCTGGTGGCCGAGTTGCGCCGCAAGGTGGAGAGCTGCGGGGCCAACGTGCGCGAACTCTCCGTGTGGCAGGTGGGGCCCAAGCGGCTGGCCGCGCAACTCACCCTGGAGGATGCCGCGCCGCGCCCCCCCGAACACTACAAGGCGCTGCTGGACGGCGTGGACGGACTGGCCAGCGTGCTCGTGGAGGTGCACCCCTGCCCCTGCCCCATGGAACAGGAGGGTTGA
- a CDS encoding MarR family winged helix-turn-helix transcriptional regulator → MSDLESLSAQILEFYEKLSSWEHAVARDSPLTLPQTHVLEVLGQHPPLRMKELAAKMGVTTGTLTVVVDRLERLDMVARTPNEADRRSVLVTLTERGRALFEEHHKHHLDLARDLFAALSEDETRVFAGILRKLNMAF, encoded by the coding sequence ATGTCCGATCTGGAGAGCCTGAGCGCCCAAATCCTCGAATTTTACGAGAAGCTTTCCTCGTGGGAGCACGCCGTGGCCCGCGACAGCCCCCTCACGCTGCCCCAGACACACGTCCTCGAGGTGCTGGGGCAGCACCCGCCCCTGCGCATGAAGGAGCTGGCCGCCAAGATGGGCGTGACCACCGGCACCCTCACCGTGGTGGTGGACCGCCTGGAGCGCCTGGACATGGTGGCCAGGACCCCCAACGAGGCCGACCGGCGCTCGGTGCTCGTCACGCTCACGGAGCGCGGGCGCGCCCTCTTCGAGGAGCACCACAAACACCACCTGGACCTGGCCCGCGACCTCTTCGCCGCCCTCTCCGAGGACGAAACCAGGGTCTTCGCGGGCATCCTGCGCAAACTCAACATGGCCTTCTGA
- a CDS encoding sigma-54-dependent transcriptional regulator: MGSVLIIDDDLPIREALSRVVESLGLNAEESPSLREGLRKARSGNYDVVLLDVRLPDGNGLDAIGELQSAQSRPEVIVITGWGDPDGAEAAMRRGAWDYIEKPPTLKAMTGPLLSAMAYRGSRPRSSLGGFAWDGAAGQHPGRMACLEQAARAARSEAAVLITGETGTGKELFARAIHANSRRATGPFVPVDCAALPSTLAESLLFGSERGAYTGADRPREGLILQAHGGTLFLDEVGELPLDVQKTFLRTLQERKVRPVGGPVERPCDFRLLAATHRDLDAMAEAGEFREDLLFRLRGMVIALPPVREQPGDVLTFAAHFLDQACARHGAAPKRISPAAEAALTAYSWPGNIREIQNVVEGMVALGLEEPELHPVHLPVHLRIQVARGQMRDREIQLQAPSAAHSPPPPPETDLPSTPPTLKVYRQAMDRLYLERLLDESGANPREACRISGLSRSRLYALLKEHGLRLSG, encoded by the coding sequence GTGGGCAGCGTGCTCATCATCGACGACGACCTCCCCATCCGCGAAGCCCTCTCCCGCGTGGTGGAAAGCCTGGGACTCAACGCCGAGGAGTCCCCCAGCCTGCGCGAAGGCCTGCGCAAGGCCAGGTCGGGTAATTACGACGTGGTGCTTTTGGACGTGCGCCTGCCCGACGGCAACGGCCTGGACGCCATCGGCGAACTCCAGAGCGCCCAGAGCCGCCCGGAAGTGATCGTGATCACCGGCTGGGGCGACCCCGACGGCGCGGAAGCCGCCATGCGCCGGGGCGCGTGGGACTACATCGAGAAGCCCCCCACCCTCAAGGCCATGACCGGCCCCCTGCTCTCGGCCATGGCCTACCGGGGATCGAGGCCGCGCTCCTCCCTGGGCGGCTTCGCCTGGGACGGCGCGGCCGGACAGCACCCAGGCCGCATGGCCTGCCTGGAACAGGCCGCCCGCGCCGCGCGCAGCGAGGCCGCCGTGCTCATCACCGGCGAGACCGGCACGGGGAAGGAACTCTTCGCCCGGGCCATCCACGCCAACTCCCGCCGCGCCACCGGACCTTTCGTGCCCGTGGATTGCGCCGCCCTGCCCTCCACCCTGGCCGAGAGCCTGCTCTTCGGCAGCGAACGCGGGGCCTACACCGGCGCGGACCGCCCCCGCGAAGGCCTGATCCTTCAGGCCCACGGCGGCACGCTCTTCCTGGACGAGGTGGGCGAACTGCCCCTGGACGTGCAGAAAACCTTTCTGCGCACCCTCCAGGAGCGCAAGGTGCGCCCCGTGGGAGGCCCCGTGGAGCGCCCCTGCGATTTCCGCCTCCTGGCCGCCACCCACCGGGACCTGGACGCCATGGCCGAAGCCGGGGAATTCCGCGAGGACCTGCTCTTCCGCCTGCGCGGCATGGTCATCGCCCTGCCCCCGGTGCGCGAACAGCCCGGCGACGTGCTCACCTTCGCCGCCCACTTCCTGGACCAGGCCTGCGCGCGCCACGGCGCGGCCCCCAAGCGCATCTCCCCGGCGGCCGAGGCCGCGCTGACGGCCTATTCCTGGCCGGGCAACATCCGCGAAATCCAGAACGTGGTGGAGGGCATGGTGGCCCTGGGTCTGGAGGAGCCGGAACTGCACCCCGTGCACCTGCCCGTGCACCTGCGCATCCAGGTGGCCCGCGGGCAGATGCGGGACCGCGAGATCCAGCTCCAAGCGCCTTCGGCCGCGCACTCCCCGCCGCCGCCCCCGGAGACGGACCTGCCCTCCACGCCCCCGACCCTCAAGGTCTACCGCCAGGCCATGGACCGGCTCTACCTGGAGCGCCTGCTGGATGAATCGGGCGCAAACCCCCGCGAGGCCTGCCGCATTTCCGGGCTTTCGCGCTCCAGGCTCTACGCCCTGCTCAAGGAGCACGGACTCAGGCTCTCTGGCTAG